The following proteins are co-located in the Peromyscus maniculatus bairdii isolate BWxNUB_F1_BW_parent chromosome 23, HU_Pman_BW_mat_3.1, whole genome shotgun sequence genome:
- the Ctxn1 gene encoding cortexin-1, with product MSTAWTLSPEPLPPSTGPPVGAGLDVEQRTVFAFVLCLLVVLVLLMVRCVRILLDPYSRMPASSWTDHKEALERGQFDYALV from the coding sequence ATGAGCACGGCGTGGACACTGTCACCGGAGCCGCTGCCGCCATCGACGGGGCCCCCGGTGGGCGCGGGCCTGGACGTCGAGCAACGCACGGTGTTCGCCTTCGTGCTCTGCCTGCTCGTGGTGTTGGTCCTGTTGATGGTGCGCTGTGTGCGCATACTGCTAGACCCCTATAGCCGCATGCCCGCCTCGTCCTGGACCGACCACAAGGAGGCGCTCGAACGAGGGCAGTTCGACTACGCGTTGGTGTGA
- the Snapc2 gene encoding snRNA-activating protein complex subunit 2: protein MKPPQRRRTVPARYVGEATGPTAWSPREMRNLLRLLQARRGQPEPDAAELAKELKGRSEAEICRFIQQLKGRVVREAIRKVHPGGPRRQEAQLPAPVEVWMDLAEKLTGPLEEALTAAFSQVLTIAAAEPISLLHSQPAKPTKACAKPLLFLRTHGEQKNPVLEASGPGPVTAEPTPEASVPAPKASDHNPETSGLASVVTVSDAPTKSLAGPSTETDFVVDFEKIYKYLSFSSRNGHGPELSAAESAVVLDLLMSLPEELSRLPCTALVEHMTKTYAQLMAPQASLPHGSPRPGNEEGGAGCRGPEEPGQASPHASEPTEQRPAWQEVGICPLNPFLVPLELLGQVPTPAR, encoded by the exons ATGAAGCCGCCGCAGCGACGGCGCACGGTCCCGGCCCGCTACGTGGGTGAGGCTACCGGCCCCACGGCTTGGAGCCCCCGCGAGATGCGGAATCTGCTGAGACTTCTTCAGGCTCGGCGGGGACAGCCGGAGCCAGACGCCGCGGAGCTGGCCAAGGAGCTGAAGGGCCGCAGTGAAGCCGAG ATCTGCCGATTTATCCAGCAGCTCAAAGGTCGCGTGGTTCGTGAGGCCATTCGGAAGGTGCACCCAGGAGGTCCAAGGCGTCAAGAAGCACAGCTCCCAGCCCCTGTAGAG GTATGGATGGATCTTGCTGAGAAACTAACAGGCCCACTGGAGGAAGCCCTGACTGCAGCTTTCTCTCAG GTGCTCACCATTGCTGCTGCAGAACCCATCAGCCTCCTGCACTCCCAGCCAGCAAAGCCCACAAAGGCCTGTGCAAAGCCACTGCTGTTCTTGAGGACCCACGGAGAGCAGAAGAATCCTGTCCTTGAAGCTTCTGGGCCTGGCCCTGTGACTGCTGAGCCCACTCCCGAGGCCTCTGTGCCTGCCCCGAAGGCTTCTGATCACAACCCTGAGACCTCTGGCCTTGCCTCTGTGGTTACTGTGTCTGATGCCCCAACCAAATCCCTGGCCGGCCCCTCCACAGAGACAGACTTTGTGGTGGACTTTGAGAAGATCTACAAGTATCTGTCCTTCTCCTCTAGAAATGGccatggccctgagctctcagcaGCTG AGTCAGCTGTGGTCCTTGACCTGCTCATGTCACTTCCAGAGGAACTGTCCCGCCTGCCTTGCACAGCCCTGGTGGAACATATGACCAAAACATATGCTCAACTGATGGCCCCCCAGGCCTCCCTCCCTCATGGGAGCCCCAGGCCTGGGAATGAAGAAGGAGGGGCTGGCTGCAGGGGGCCAGAGGAGCCTGGCCAAGCCAGTCCTCACGCTTCTGAGCCCACAGAACAGAGGCCGGCCTGGCAAGAAGTTGGGATCTGCCCACTGAACCCATTCCTGGTACCTCTGGAGCTATTGGGCCAGGTGCCCACCCCTGCGAGGTGA
- the Tgfbr3l gene encoding transforming growth factor-beta receptor type 3-like protein: protein MSAPASSTPAPCFPGWQTRQGQGCLPTPTGLSTAQPGACCWPGAFQPGQATMVGTTLLLLALLPGTATVLNEPLAPPFPGAPGPWLRRPLFSLDLSDTEDSFPRRTGPLEVPADSHVFVQAALARPSPRWDLALHRCSVTPSSRPALGPALVLLRGGCPADASVNFSPPPHPDAARPTRFSFRLRPVFNASVQFLHCQISRCRRSHRHRAPHQTPTPLTPRSPSQCLPQDEACAGSGESLGTDSPHLHTLTQPIVVTVPRPPPRPSKSLPGRAVRPEPPAPAAAALEPAPVVALVLAAFVLGAALAAGLGLVCAHSAPPAPGQPPRAPPSGPQIQRP, encoded by the exons ATGTCAGCCCCTGCGTCCTCCACCCCCGCTCCCTGTTTCCCAGGGTGGCAGACTCGCCAAGGCCAGGGCTGCCTACCCACACCTACAGGGCTGAGTACAGCCCAACCAGGTGCCTGCTGCTGGCCTGGAGCATTCCAACCTGGACAGGCCACCATGGTGGGCACTACACTCCTGCTCCTGGCCCTGCTCCCTGGGACTGCCACTGTGCTCAATGAACCACTTG CACCCCCATTCCCTGGGGCGCCTGGCCCCTGGCTGCGCAGACCCCTTTTCAGTCTGGATTTATCAGACACAGAGGATTCATTCCCTCGCCGCACTGGGCCACTGGAGGTTCCGGCCGACAGCCATGTGTTTGTGCAG GCAGCCCTGGCCCGTCCTTCACCGAGATGGGACCTGGCCCTGCACCGCTGCTCAGTAACGCCTTCCTCACGCCCGGCCCTGGGGCCTGCTCTGGTGCTTCTACGTGGGGGCTGCCCTGCCGACGCCTCAGTCAACTTCTCACCACCTCCACACCCGGATGCTGCTCGCCCCACACGCTTCAGCTTCCGCCTGCGCCCGGTATTCAACGCCTCAGTGCAGTTCCTGCACTGCCAGATAAGCCGCTGCCGTCGCAGCCACCGCCACCGAGCTCCCCACCAGACACCGACGCCTCTCACCCCGCGATCGCCATCGCAG TGTCTGCCTCAAGATGAGGCATGTGCGGGCAGCGGTGAGAGCCTTGGTACCGACAGCCCCCACCTGCACACTCTGACGCAGCCCATCGTGGTCACAGTACCTCGTCCACCCCCTA GGCCGTCCAAGAGCCTCCCCGGCAGGGCCGTGCGTCCAGAGCCGCCCGCTCCAGCCGCTGCAGCCCTGGAGCCCGCACCAGTGGTGGCGTTGGTGTTGGCCGCATTCGTGCTGGGTGCTGCGCTGGCCGCTGGGCTCGGTCTCGTCTGCGCGCACTCAG CACCTCCAGCCCCCGGCCAGCCTCCTAGAGCGCCCCCCAGCGGCCCCCAGATCCAGAGGCCCTAG
- the Map2k7 gene encoding dual specificity mitogen-activated protein kinase kinase 7 isoform X2 — MAASSLEQKLSRLEAKLKQENREARRRIDLSLDISPPQRPRPTLQLPLANDGGSRSPSSESSPQHPTPPTRPRHMLGLPSTLFTPRSMESIEIDQKLQEIMKQTGYLTIGGQRYQAEINDLENLGEMGSGTCGQVWKMRFRKTGHIIAVKQMRRSGNKEENKRILMDLDVVLKSHDCPYIVQCFGTFITNTDVFIAMELMGTCAEKLKKRMQGPIPERILGKMTVAIVKALYYLKEKHGVIHRDVKPSNILLDERGQIKLCDFGISGRLVDSKAKTRSAGCAAYMAPERIDPPDPTKPDYDIRADVWSLGISLVELATGQFPYKNCKTDFEVLTKVLQEEPPLLPGHMGFSGDFQSFVKDCLTKDHRKRPKYNKLLEHSFIKHYETLEVDVASWFKDVMAKTESPRTSGVLSQHHLPFFR; from the exons ATGGCGGCGTCCTCCCTGGAGCAAAAGCTGTCCCGCCTGGAAGccaagctgaagcaggagaaccGCGAGGCCCGGAGGCGGATCGACCTCAGCCTGGATATCAGCCCCCCCCAGCGGCCCAGGCCCA CCCTGCAGCTCCCACTGGCCAACGATGGGGGCAGCCGCTCACCGTCCTCGGAGAGCTCCCCACAGCACCCTACACCCCCCACCCGGCCCCGCCACATGCTGGGGCTCCCATCAACCTTGTTCACACCCCGCAGTATGGAGAG CATCGAGATTGACCAGAAGCTGCAGGAGATCATGAAGCAGACAGGGTACCTGACCATCGGGGGCCAG CGATATCAGGCAGAAATCAATGACTTGGAGAACCTGGGAGAGATGGGCAGCGGTACCTGTGGTCAGGTGTGGAAGATGCGCTTCCGGAAGACAGGCCACATCATTGCTGTCAAG CAAATGCGGCGCTCGGGGAACAAGGAAGAGAACAAGCGCATCCTGATGGACCTGGACGTGGTACTCAAGAGCCACGACTGCCCCTACATTGTTCAGTGCTTTGGCACCTTCATCACCAAT ACAGACGTCTTCATTGCCATGGAGCTCATGGGCACGTGTGCAGAGAAGCTGAAGAAACGGATGCAGGGACCCATTCCGGAGCGGATCTTGGGCAAGATGACTGTGGCG ATCGTGAAAGCGCTGTACTATCTAAAGGAGAAGCATGGTGTCATCCATCGTGATGTCAAACCCTCCAACATCCTGCTGGACGAGCGGGGGCAGATCAAGCTCTGTGACTTCGGCATCAGCGGCCGTCTTGTTGACTCTAAGGCCAAAACCCGGAGTGCTGGCTGTGCTGCCTACATGGCT CCTGAGCGCATTGACCCTCCAGAccccaccaagcctgactacGACATCCGAGCCGATGTGTGGAGCCTGGGCATATCATTG gtggaGCTGGCGACGGGACAGTTTCCCTACAAGAACTGCAAGACGGACTTTGAGGTCCTCACCAAAGTCCTACAGGAAGAGCCCCCACTCCTGCCTGGCCACATGGGCTTCTCAGGGGACTTCCAGTCATTCGTCAAAGACTG CCTTACTAAAGATCACAGGAAGAGACCAAAGTATAATAAGCTACTT gaacacagcttcatcAAGCACTATGAGACACTCGAGGTGGATGTGGCGTCCTGGTTCAAGGACGTCATGGCAAAGACCGAGTCTCCAAGGACTAGTGGAGTCCTGAGCCAACACCACCTGCCCTTCTTCAGGTAG
- the Map2k7 gene encoding dual specificity mitogen-activated protein kinase kinase 7 isoform X1 yields MAASSLEQKLSRLEAKLKQENREARRRIDLSLDISPPQRPRPIIVITLSPAPAPSQRAALQLPLANDGGSRSPSSESSPQHPTPPTRPRHMLGLPSTLFTPRSMESIEIDQKLQEIMKQTGYLTIGGQRYQAEINDLENLGEMGSGTCGQVWKMRFRKTGHIIAVKQMRRSGNKEENKRILMDLDVVLKSHDCPYIVQCFGTFITNTDVFIAMELMGTCAEKLKKRMQGPIPERILGKMTVAIVKALYYLKEKHGVIHRDVKPSNILLDERGQIKLCDFGISGRLVDSKAKTRSAGCAAYMAPERIDPPDPTKPDYDIRADVWSLGISLVELATGQFPYKNCKTDFEVLTKVLQEEPPLLPGHMGFSGDFQSFVKDCLTKDHRKRPKYNKLLEHSFIKHYETLEVDVASWFKDVMAKTESPRTSGVLSQHHLPFFR; encoded by the exons ATGGCGGCGTCCTCCCTGGAGCAAAAGCTGTCCCGCCTGGAAGccaagctgaagcaggagaaccGCGAGGCCCGGAGGCGGATCGACCTCAGCCTGGATATCAGCCCCCCCCAGCGGCCCAGGCCCA TTATTGTGATCACTCTAAGCCCTGCTCCTGCCCCGTCCCAGCGAGCAG CCCTGCAGCTCCCACTGGCCAACGATGGGGGCAGCCGCTCACCGTCCTCGGAGAGCTCCCCACAGCACCCTACACCCCCCACCCGGCCCCGCCACATGCTGGGGCTCCCATCAACCTTGTTCACACCCCGCAGTATGGAGAG CATCGAGATTGACCAGAAGCTGCAGGAGATCATGAAGCAGACAGGGTACCTGACCATCGGGGGCCAG CGATATCAGGCAGAAATCAATGACTTGGAGAACCTGGGAGAGATGGGCAGCGGTACCTGTGGTCAGGTGTGGAAGATGCGCTTCCGGAAGACAGGCCACATCATTGCTGTCAAG CAAATGCGGCGCTCGGGGAACAAGGAAGAGAACAAGCGCATCCTGATGGACCTGGACGTGGTACTCAAGAGCCACGACTGCCCCTACATTGTTCAGTGCTTTGGCACCTTCATCACCAAT ACAGACGTCTTCATTGCCATGGAGCTCATGGGCACGTGTGCAGAGAAGCTGAAGAAACGGATGCAGGGACCCATTCCGGAGCGGATCTTGGGCAAGATGACTGTGGCG ATCGTGAAAGCGCTGTACTATCTAAAGGAGAAGCATGGTGTCATCCATCGTGATGTCAAACCCTCCAACATCCTGCTGGACGAGCGGGGGCAGATCAAGCTCTGTGACTTCGGCATCAGCGGCCGTCTTGTTGACTCTAAGGCCAAAACCCGGAGTGCTGGCTGTGCTGCCTACATGGCT CCTGAGCGCATTGACCCTCCAGAccccaccaagcctgactacGACATCCGAGCCGATGTGTGGAGCCTGGGCATATCATTG gtggaGCTGGCGACGGGACAGTTTCCCTACAAGAACTGCAAGACGGACTTTGAGGTCCTCACCAAAGTCCTACAGGAAGAGCCCCCACTCCTGCCTGGCCACATGGGCTTCTCAGGGGACTTCCAGTCATTCGTCAAAGACTG CCTTACTAAAGATCACAGGAAGAGACCAAAGTATAATAAGCTACTT gaacacagcttcatcAAGCACTATGAGACACTCGAGGTGGATGTGGCGTCCTGGTTCAAGGACGTCATGGCAAAGACCGAGTCTCCAAGGACTAGTGGAGTCCTGAGCCAACACCACCTGCCCTTCTTCAGGTAG